CGATCCTCCTAACCCGGCCCGGCGCCTTCTGCTCCAGCCGGGTCACGAGCCGCCCCCACCCGGCGGCGAGAATGCCCCGGTTCAGGCCCGCCTTCTGCCGAACGTGACGACCCGGCACCTCAAGGGTGCCCTTGGCCGACCGGGTCATCGCGGAGACCTTCAACGCCTCGACCGCGATCACCTCGAAACGGCGCGCCAGATCGGTCGAGGTCTTCTCCACCCAGTCCTTACGCCGATCGACCTCACGAGCCTTCAAACGGGCGATCGCGAGCTTCACCTTCGCGCGCCGGTTCGACCCGCGCCTGGCCCTGGCGAGCCTGCGCTGCAGCCTCAGCAGCCGTTTCCTCCCGGTGTCGCGCAGGGCGGGCACGCTCAGCAGCTCACCCGTGGACAGCGCGGCCGACACCGCCACCCCCCGGTCCACCCCGACGACCCCACCCGCACCCGGCGCGGGGATCGGCTCGGGAATCGCGGCGAACGCGACATGCCAGCGGCCCGCCGCATCCCGGGTGACCCGGTAGGACCTCGCCTGCGCGACGGGGCGCGACCAGCGAAACCGCACCCACCCCACTTTGGGGATCTTCACCTCGCCGACGTTGCGCGACACCCGGCGCATATCGTCCGGCTTGACCGCGACGATCCGGAAACCCTCGCCGCGTCCCCGGCTGCGCCAGGTGGGTCGCCGATGGGTTCTACCGAAGAAGTTGGACATGGCCTGGTGAAAGTCCTTGAGCGCCTGCTGCTGCACCGTCACCGACCCGGCACCCAACCACTCGAACGCGGCCCGCGCCTCGGTGAGCTGACGACACTGCTCGGCGAACCCCGGCGCCGAGGCGCGTCCCGGTCTCCAGTGGGCGTGCTGCTCCAGCGCGAGATTCCACACAAACCGGGCATGCCCGCAATGCTCCAGCAACACCCGCTCCTGAGCGGGCGAGGGCTGAAGCCGAAAACGCGACACGCCGACCAACCTACCGACACCCCCCGACAAAACCCGGAGACCACCATGCCCGACCGTTCCGCGATTCTTCCCCGTTCTGAAGGACGGGGCATCCACGCTGCAGGGACTCGGTGAACCAGGTGATGGTGCGGCGCAGTCCCTCGATGACGTCGACCTTCGGCTGCCATCCCAGTGCGGAGACGGCGAGGGAGATGTCGGGGCGGCGGACCTCGGGGTCGTCCTCGGGACGGCCGACGAAGCGGATCGGCGACTCGGAGCCGGTCAGGTGGCGGACCGTCTCGGCCAGGGCCAGCACGGTCAGCTCGGTGGGATTGCCGATGTTGACCGGTCCGGTGAGCTCACCGCGGGCCAGGGCCAGGATCCCCTCGACGGTGTCGTCGACGTAGCACACCGACCGGGTCTGCCCGCCGTCTCCGGCCACCGTGATCGGCTCACCGCGCAACGCCTGGCGCACGAAGGTGGGAATGGCCCGTCCGTCGTAGGGCCGCATCCTGGGCCCGTAGGTGTTGAAGATCCGTACGATCGCGGTGTCGACGCCATGGCAGGTCCGGTACGCGGTCGTCAGCGCCTCGGCGAACCGCTTGGCCTCGTCGTAGACACTGCGCGGCCCGACCGGGTTGACGTTGCCCCAGTAGGTCTCGCGCTGCGGGTGCTCCAGCGGGTCGCCGTACACCTCGCTGGTGGAGGCCAGCACGAGCCGGGCGTCCTTCTCCCCGGCCAGTCCCAGAGCGTGCAGCGTGCCGAGACTGCCCGCCTTCAGCGTCTCGATCGGGTGGCGCAGGTAGTCCACCGGCGAGGCCGCGGAGGCGAGGTGCAACACCAGGTCCACCGTGCCGGGCACGTGCACGAAATCGGTGACGTCGCACTCCACCAGCCGGAAGGCGGGCAGCCCGGCCAGGTGCCCGACGTTGCGCGGCGAACCGGTCAGGAAGTTGTCCAGGCAGACCACCTCCGCCCCCTCGGCCAGCAGACGCTCGCACAGATGCGACCCCACGAACCCGGCACCGCCGGTCACCACCACCCGCCGCCCGTTCATCGCACCCCCACCTCCGTCAACCGCGCCGCGGCGTCGAGGACGTCCCAGACGCCGATCTCCAGCAGACCTGGATCGGGCTGGTACGCGTAGGGGTCACCGAGACCCCCGGCCCACAGGACGGTGTGCGGTCCCGTCCGCGGGGGTCCCCACCGGGCGGGGGCCACGGGACCGAACAGCACCACGGAGGGGGTGACGAGGGCGGCCGCCAGGTGGGCCACCCCGGTGTCGCCGCAGATCACCAGCCTGGCCCTCGCCACCAGCCCGGCCAGTTCGAGCAGCCCGGTGCGCCCGGCGAGCACGGACGTGGACGGCAGCCCGGCGAGCAGCGCCACCCGCTCGGCGAGGTCCCGCTCCTTCTCGCTCCCGGTGACCACGACCCGGTGCCCGTTGTCCCGCAGTTCCGCGGCCACGAGCGCGAACCGCTCCGGCGGCCACCGCCTGGCCGGGTACGCGGCTCCCGGGTGGATGACGACCGGCCGCGCCCCCTCGTCATCGGGGTGGGGGCGCTCCAGCTCCAGATCGGCGGGATCGGCCTCGATGCCGTACCAGCCGAGCAGGTCGCACCAGCGC
This region of Streptosporangium sp. NBC_01495 genomic DNA includes:
- a CDS encoding RNA-guided endonuclease InsQ/TnpB family protein, with amino-acid sequence MSRFRLQPSPAQERVLLEHCGHARFVWNLALEQHAHWRPGRASAPGFAEQCRQLTEARAAFEWLGAGSVTVQQQALKDFHQAMSNFFGRTHRRPTWRSRGRGEGFRIVAVKPDDMRRVSRNVGEVKIPKVGWVRFRWSRPVAQARSYRVTRDAAGRWHVAFAAIPEPIPAPGAGGVVGVDRGVAVSAALSTGELLSVPALRDTGRKRLLRLQRRLARARRGSNRRAKVKLAIARLKAREVDRRKDWVEKTSTDLARRFEVIAVEALKVSAMTRSAKGTLEVPGRHVRQKAGLNRGILAAGWGRLVTRLEQKAPGRVRRIDPRFTSQTCNACGHRAGKSRESQALFSCVGCGHRVNADVNAARNIRDTAAGHAVATRGGSPLGGPANREPQRDLLSMG
- a CDS encoding UDP-glucuronic acid decarboxylase family protein; protein product: MNGRRVVVTGGAGFVGSHLCERLLAEGAEVVCLDNFLTGSPRNVGHLAGLPAFRLVECDVTDFVHVPGTVDLVLHLASAASPVDYLRHPIETLKAGSLGTLHALGLAGEKDARLVLASTSEVYGDPLEHPQRETYWGNVNPVGPRSVYDEAKRFAEALTTAYRTCHGVDTAIVRIFNTYGPRMRPYDGRAIPTFVRQALRGEPITVAGDGGQTRSVCYVDDTVEGILALARGELTGPVNIGNPTELTVLALAETVRHLTGSESPIRFVGRPEDDPEVRRPDISLAVSALGWQPKVDVIEGLRRTITWFTESLQRGCPVLQNGEESRNGRAWWSPGFVGGCR
- a CDS encoding glycosyltransferase family 9 protein, encoding MRVPPVPDHASPLEAVADTDAGGRGVDVAGPVEDRPVMVVLRGLGLGDLLTVVPALRALRRSHPGHRIVLAAPSALAPLVPLIGGVDEMCDVSGPGHVPPLGRRVDVAVNLHGGGPHSIAALHRTGPARLLTHRHPAFPDAYGPDWPDGVHEVRRWCDLLGWYGIEADPADLELERPHPDDEGARPVVIHPGAAYPARRWPPERFALVAAELRDNGHRVVVTGSEKERDLAERVALLAGLPSTSVLAGRTGLLELAGLVARARLVICGDTGVAHLAAALVTPSVVLFGPVAPARWGPPRTGPHTVLWAGGLGDPYAYQPDPGLLEIGVWDVLDAAARLTEVGVR